Sequence from the bacterium genome:
CCTGAGATTTCTGACTTTCTGAGATTAGATCATATACTTCCTGTCCCACCAGCGGGTCAAGTCCAGTATTGGGCTCATCAAAGAGCAGCACCTTGGGCTCGAAAGCCAGAGCGCGAGCAAGCCCCACCCTTTTTCGAATTCCGATTGATACCTCCTGTGGCAACTTCTGAACATATTTCGTCAAAGACAATGCTCTTAGCAAGTGCACCACTCGCTCATGGGCCTCTTCTTTTTTCAAGCCCTTTCTCTCAACGAGTGGAAAAGCGATATTCTCGTATACGGTTAGCGAATCGAACAGTGCTGCCGACTGAAAGAGCACCCCAAGGTTTTCTCGAATTTCATTCTTTTCTCGTTCGCTGCGAGCACTGGTAATGTTGTAGCCGCAAACTTCAATCTCACCCTCATCAGGCTCTAATATTCCCATAATAAGTTTCAACAAGACCGATTTTCCTGCGCCACTTGGTCCAACAATTGTTGTTGTTTTTCCGGCTGCAACCTCAAGATTGAGATTTTGTAGTACCACCTGACTCCCGAAGGATTTTGAGACGCCACGAACAGAAATCATAAGACTAGAGGAATACTCGTGTAAGAATACTCGTAAGAAAGTAGTCGGTTACGAGTATACAGACAGAAGATGTTACTACTGATTGCGTTGTAGCTTTATTGACTCCTATTGCTCCAAAGCTGCAGGTATAGCCCTTAAAACAACTTATCCAGCCAAAGATAACCCCAAATACAAGTGCTTTTATAAATCCTGAATATACATCCACTGGACCAACGGCACTTACCATCTGACTGACAAACGTCCCAGAGCTAAGACCCAGAACCCCGACCGCGACCAGATATCCTCCAAAAATACCGATAGCGATGAAAATGGCGGAGAGTAGGGGCATGGCAATTACGCCCGCTAGGAATCGTGGAACCATCAGGTATTTCATCGGATCGACTGCCATCGAACGA
This genomic interval carries:
- a CDS encoding ATP-binding cassette domain-containing protein, whose amino-acid sequence is MISVRGVSKSFGSQVVLQNLNLEVAAGKTTTIVGPSGAGKSVLLKLIMGILEPDEGEIEVCGYNITSARSEREKNEIRENLGVLFQSAALFDSLTVYENIAFPLVERKGLKKEEAHERVVHLLRALSLTKYVQKLPQEVSIGIRKRVGLARALAFEPKVLLFDEPNTGLDPLVGQEVYDLISESQKSQGFTGVVISHELPEVFQVSDRVVMLLGGRIIMEGTPDEFQQTKRPEVVQFLHGSVEGPIHIQ